The Micromonospora sp. WMMD961 genome has a segment encoding these proteins:
- a CDS encoding YbaK/EbsC family protein — protein MGTLKTEPARARLDLLAPPVAEAIAQWPADAPVDVNDVLVAPIDADLADTAAFCEAYEVGLDVSANCVVVAGKRDGVVRYAACIVLATTRADVNGVARRTLDVRKASFAPMADAVELTGMEYGGITPIGLPAQWPILVDSRVIATPHVIVGSGVRHSKIALPGPALGALPGAQVVEGLAKPA, from the coding sequence ATGGGAACGCTGAAGACCGAACCGGCCCGCGCACGCCTCGACCTGCTCGCCCCGCCCGTGGCGGAGGCCATCGCGCAGTGGCCCGCCGACGCGCCGGTGGACGTCAACGACGTGCTGGTGGCGCCGATCGACGCCGACCTCGCCGACACGGCCGCATTCTGCGAGGCGTACGAGGTGGGGTTGGACGTGTCGGCCAACTGCGTCGTGGTGGCCGGCAAGCGGGACGGTGTGGTGCGTTACGCGGCCTGCATCGTCCTGGCCACCACTCGGGCCGACGTGAACGGGGTGGCCCGCCGGACGTTGGACGTCCGTAAGGCGAGCTTCGCGCCGATGGCCGACGCGGTCGAGCTGACCGGCATGGAGTACGGCGGCATCACCCCGATCGGGCTGCCGGCGCAGTGGCCGATCCTGGTCGACTCGCGGGTGATCGCCACCCCGCACGTGATCGTCGGATCGGGCGTACGGCACAGCAAGATCGCACTGCCGGGGCCGGCGTTGGGAGCGCTGCCCGGCGCTCAGGTGGTGGAAGGCCTGGCCAAGCCGGCCTGA
- a CDS encoding DsbA family oxidoreductase, with protein sequence MEIEIYADVICPWCYIGKRRLDEALASYEGEVTVHYRPFQLDPSPVPEPLPLVEALAGKFGGPERARQMVDHVTQVAAADGLRLDYDRAVIANTFDAHRLVSYATDHGRAAEMVEALYQAHFNHGVDVGSREALAALAGDIGLDPADARRFLDSDERVADVEAQLATARGLGITSVPTFVLAGKYAVSGAQEVQTLLAAFAEVEQREAAAH encoded by the coding sequence ATGGAGATCGAGATCTACGCGGACGTGATCTGCCCGTGGTGCTACATCGGCAAGCGCCGCCTGGACGAGGCCCTCGCCAGCTACGAGGGTGAGGTGACGGTCCACTACCGGCCGTTCCAGCTCGACCCGTCGCCGGTCCCCGAGCCTCTTCCGCTGGTGGAGGCGCTGGCTGGCAAGTTCGGCGGCCCGGAGCGCGCCCGGCAGATGGTCGACCACGTGACCCAGGTCGCGGCGGCTGACGGTCTCCGACTGGACTACGACCGCGCGGTGATCGCGAACACCTTCGACGCGCACCGGCTGGTCTCCTACGCCACCGACCACGGTCGGGCGGCCGAGATGGTGGAGGCGCTCTACCAGGCGCACTTCAACCACGGCGTCGACGTCGGCTCCCGGGAGGCGCTGGCCGCGCTGGCCGGTGACATCGGCCTCGATCCGGCCGACGCACGACGATTCCTCGACTCCGACGAGCGCGTCGCCGACGTCGAGGCCCAGCTCGCCACCGCTCGGGGCCTCGGCATCACCAGCGTGCCGACGTTCGTCCTGGCCGGAAAGTACGCGGTATCCGGCGCGCAGGAGGTGCAGACGCTGCTCGCCGCGTTCGCCGAGGTCGAGCAACGCGAAGCCGCGGCCCACTGA
- a CDS encoding SufE family protein, translating to MADMPARLAEIVDEFAAAPRDLVLEMLLEYADVIPVLPEGTVEREGMEQVPECQTSFFLRAKVTPDGTVATLFDCPPEAPTTRAFAGILAEGLAGASAEQVLAVPDDLYQRMGLAQAISPLRIRGGTAILGRLKRQIREQLD from the coding sequence ATGGCTGACATGCCGGCCCGACTGGCCGAGATCGTTGACGAGTTCGCCGCCGCGCCGCGCGATTTGGTGCTGGAGATGCTCCTGGAGTACGCGGACGTCATCCCGGTGCTGCCGGAGGGCACCGTCGAACGCGAGGGCATGGAGCAGGTGCCCGAGTGTCAGACATCGTTCTTCCTGCGTGCCAAGGTGACCCCGGACGGCACCGTGGCGACGCTCTTCGACTGCCCACCGGAAGCGCCGACCACCCGGGCGTTCGCCGGGATCCTCGCCGAAGGGCTCGCGGGCGCGAGCGCCGAGCAGGTGCTCGCCGTGCCGGACGACCTCTATCAGCGGATGGGGCTGGCGCAGGCGATCAGCCCTCTGCGGATTCGCGGCGGCACGGCGATCCTGGGGCGTCTCAAGCGGCAGATCCGGGAACAACTCGACTGA
- a CDS encoding CBS domain-containing protein, translated as MTEYRVSDVMTKQVVYLPAETTLDEAARVMKEADIGDVVVTEGASLAGMLTDRDIVVRAVAENSSPAATTIGSIVTREVVMIEQHCTASEAAALMRDRGIRRVLVCDTDRKLVGIVSLGDLAMQLDPTSALSEISEQSPTV; from the coding sequence ATGACCGAGTACCGGGTCAGTGACGTGATGACCAAACAGGTCGTGTACCTGCCGGCCGAAACCACCCTGGACGAGGCGGCCAGGGTGATGAAGGAGGCCGACATCGGCGACGTGGTGGTCACCGAAGGTGCCAGCCTCGCCGGCATGCTCACCGACCGGGACATCGTGGTGCGGGCCGTGGCGGAGAACAGCTCCCCTGCGGCCACCACCATCGGCTCGATCGTCACCCGCGAGGTCGTCATGATCGAGCAGCACTGCACGGCGAGTGAGGCGGCGGCGCTCATGCGGGACCGGGGCATCCGGCGGGTGCTGGTCTGTGACACCGATCGCAAGCTGGTGGGGATCGTCTCGCTCGGCGATCTGGCCATGCAGCTCGACCCCACCAGCGCGCTCAGCGAGATCAGCGAGCAGTCACCCACCGTGTGA
- a CDS encoding proline--tRNA ligase encodes MLLRMSTLLLRTLREDPADAEVPSHRLLLRAGYVRRAAPGGYTWLPLGTLVLDRITEVVRDELIAIGDQEVHFPALLPAEPYRTSGRWTEYGDDIFTLADRRGAEHLLAPTHEEMAALLVKDLFTSYRDFPVTLFQVQTKFRDEARPRAGLLRGREFLMKDAYSFDLDEAGLRDAYARHRAAYRRIFDRLGLDYTVVHAMSGAMGGSASEEFLAATPVGEDTYVGCTACDYAANTEAVVTRAPAAGDPTGQPPVEVHDTPETPTIASLVELANARRLGGRDGWTAADTLKNVVLSVRQPGADRAEPLVIGLPGDREVDLKRVGAALHPAQVAVFEEWAEHPELIRGYIGPQLLDKLGIRYLVDPRVVIGSAWLTGANEPGRHATAVVCGRDFTPDGTIEAAEVRAGDPCPDCGDGELTIRRGIEIGHIFQLGRRFTDAFAVDVLGPAGKPVRPTMGCYGIGVSRAVAAVAEQHHDDRGLVWPAAIAPCDVHLVVAGKGPQLDAALELGGRLATAGLRVLVDDRTHVSAGVKFTDAELIGIPRAVVVGRRLADGYVELRERAGDGRSELPLEGLVERLVQEVRRERGNLV; translated from the coding sequence ATGCTGCTACGCATGTCGACCCTGTTGCTGCGGACCCTGCGCGAGGATCCGGCCGACGCGGAGGTGCCGAGCCATCGGCTGCTGCTGCGTGCCGGCTACGTCCGACGCGCCGCACCGGGCGGCTACACCTGGCTGCCGCTGGGCACGTTGGTGCTGGACCGGATCACCGAGGTGGTCCGCGACGAGCTGATCGCGATCGGCGACCAGGAGGTGCACTTCCCGGCGCTGCTGCCCGCCGAGCCCTACCGGACCAGCGGCCGGTGGACGGAGTACGGCGACGACATCTTCACCCTCGCCGACCGGCGCGGTGCCGAGCACCTGTTGGCGCCCACCCACGAGGAGATGGCGGCGCTGCTGGTCAAGGACCTGTTCACGTCGTACCGGGACTTCCCGGTGACGCTGTTCCAGGTGCAGACGAAGTTCCGGGACGAGGCGCGGCCCCGGGCCGGGCTGCTGCGCGGCCGGGAGTTCCTGATGAAGGACGCGTACTCCTTCGACCTGGACGAGGCGGGGCTGCGGGACGCGTACGCGCGGCATCGTGCGGCGTACCGGCGGATCTTCGACCGGTTGGGTCTCGACTACACGGTGGTGCACGCGATGTCCGGCGCGATGGGTGGCTCCGCGTCGGAGGAGTTCCTGGCGGCGACACCGGTCGGCGAGGACACCTACGTCGGCTGCACCGCCTGCGACTACGCGGCCAACACCGAAGCGGTGGTCACCCGGGCACCGGCTGCCGGAGACCCGACCGGGCAGCCTCCCGTCGAGGTGCACGACACACCGGAGACACCGACGATCGCCAGCCTGGTGGAGCTGGCGAACGCCCGCCGGTTGGGCGGTCGGGACGGCTGGACCGCCGCCGACACCCTGAAGAACGTCGTGTTGTCCGTCCGTCAGCCGGGCGCGGACCGGGCCGAGCCTCTGGTGATCGGGCTGCCCGGTGACCGGGAGGTCGACCTCAAGCGGGTCGGCGCCGCCCTGCACCCCGCCCAGGTGGCCGTCTTCGAGGAGTGGGCCGAGCATCCCGAGTTGATCCGCGGCTACATCGGGCCGCAACTGCTCGACAAGCTGGGCATCCGTTACCTGGTCGATCCTCGGGTGGTGATCGGCTCGGCCTGGTTGACCGGGGCGAACGAGCCGGGCCGCCACGCGACCGCTGTGGTCTGCGGGCGGGACTTCACCCCGGACGGCACGATCGAGGCGGCCGAGGTGCGGGCCGGTGACCCCTGCCCGGACTGCGGCGACGGTGAGCTGACCATCCGGCGGGGCATCGAGATCGGGCACATCTTCCAGCTCGGCCGCCGGTTCACCGACGCCTTCGCGGTCGACGTGCTCGGGCCCGCCGGTAAGCCGGTCCGGCCGACCATGGGTTGCTACGGCATCGGGGTGTCCCGGGCGGTGGCGGCGGTCGCCGAGCAGCACCACGACGACCGCGGGCTGGTCTGGCCGGCGGCGATCGCGCCGTGCGACGTACACCTGGTGGTCGCGGGCAAGGGCCCGCAGCTCGACGCGGCGCTGGAGCTCGGCGGGCGTCTCGCCACCGCCGGCCTGCGGGTGCTGGTCGACGACCGCACGCACGTCTCGGCCGGGGTGAAGTTCACCGACGCCGAGCTGATCGGCATCCCCCGGGCCGTCGTGGTCGGCCGCCGACTCGCCGACGGGTACGTCGAGCTGCGCGAGCGGGCCGGCGACGGGCGCTCCGAGTTACCGCTGGAAGGTCTGGTGGAGCGGCTCGTCCAGGAGGTGCGCCGGGAGCGGGGAAACCTGGTGTAA
- a CDS encoding SigE family RNA polymerase sigma factor has protein sequence MDPLLSEFDSFVRTRTPALLRSAYLLTGDQHLAEDLVQSALARTHRSWNRLHHSGNAEAYTRKTMYHLQVSWWRRRRIPESMPGDLPEPRGGGSAPDHAHQTSLRLTLRAALAKLSPKQRAVLVLRFFEDRTEVETADLLGVTVGTVKSQTAKSLAKLRVVAPELAELYVLEGSAR, from the coding sequence GTGGACCCTCTGCTGAGTGAGTTCGACTCGTTCGTCCGTACCCGCACGCCGGCGTTGCTGCGCTCGGCCTACCTGCTCACCGGTGACCAGCACCTGGCCGAGGACCTCGTCCAGTCGGCCCTGGCCCGAACCCACCGGTCCTGGAACCGGCTGCACCACAGCGGCAACGCCGAGGCGTACACCCGCAAGACCATGTACCACCTGCAGGTGTCCTGGTGGCGACGACGCCGGATACCCGAGTCGATGCCGGGCGACCTGCCCGAGCCACGCGGAGGCGGCTCGGCCCCGGACCACGCCCACCAGACCAGCCTGCGGCTCACTCTCCGGGCCGCGTTGGCGAAGCTCTCCCCGAAACAGCGTGCCGTGCTGGTGCTGCGGTTCTTCGAGGACCGCACCGAGGTGGAGACCGCCGACCTGCTCGGGGTCACCGTGGGCACGGTGAAGAGCCAGACGGCGAAGTCGCTGGCCAAGCTGCGCGTTGTCGCGCCCGAACTCGCCGAGCTGTACGTCCTGGAAGGAAGCGCCCGATGA
- a CDS encoding SGNH/GDSL hydrolase family protein, with the protein MRWRSFVAVGDSFTEGMDDAYPDGSYRGWSDLVATRLAAEAGPDFRYANLAIRGRLFPSVVAEQVPAAVAMKPDLISFAAGGNDVLRRTFDPDTLVARFDEVVRQLRSGGADVLLFRFADVMARLPGQRLVAPRVQLLNQAVGETAERHGAIMVDLYADDTFLNPMLWSTDRLHLSAAGHRRVAGQVLNALGVGCDEEWLMVPPHPAPSPWLAARAADLRWAGQHLAPWVKRRLTGRSSGDTVTAKRPLLGPIVD; encoded by the coding sequence GTGCGCTGGCGCAGTTTTGTCGCGGTCGGGGACAGCTTCACCGAGGGCATGGACGACGCCTACCCGGACGGCAGCTACCGGGGCTGGTCCGACCTGGTGGCGACCCGGCTGGCCGCCGAGGCGGGCCCGGACTTCCGGTACGCGAACCTGGCCATCCGGGGTCGGCTCTTCCCCTCGGTGGTCGCCGAGCAGGTGCCGGCGGCGGTGGCGATGAAGCCCGACCTGATCAGCTTCGCGGCCGGCGGCAACGACGTGCTGCGCCGCACCTTCGACCCGGACACGCTGGTCGCCCGCTTCGACGAGGTGGTCCGGCAACTGCGTTCGGGCGGCGCGGACGTGCTGCTGTTCCGGTTCGCCGACGTGATGGCCCGGCTGCCCGGCCAGCGGCTCGTCGCTCCCCGGGTGCAGTTGCTCAACCAGGCGGTCGGCGAGACCGCCGAGCGGCACGGCGCGATCATGGTCGACCTGTACGCCGACGACACCTTCCTCAACCCGATGCTCTGGAGCACCGACCGGCTGCACCTCTCCGCGGCCGGGCACCGGCGGGTCGCGGGGCAGGTGTTGAACGCACTGGGGGTGGGTTGCGACGAGGAGTGGCTGATGGTCCCGCCGCACCCGGCGCCGTCGCCGTGGCTGGCCGCTCGCGCCGCCGACCTGCGGTGGGCCGGTCAGCACCTCGCGCCGTGGGTGAAGCGGCGGCTCACCGGCCGGTCGTCCGGCGACACGGTGACGGCGAAGCGCCCGCTACTCGGGCCCATCGTCGACTGA
- a CDS encoding sulfurtransferase, producing the protein MSVPSDPDPRLQSYADPQRLVTTEWLAEHLGDEGLVVVESDEDVLLYESGHIPGAVKVDWHLELNDQVTRDYLDAKSFAELCAAKGIGRGDTVVFYGDNFNWWAAYALWVFSLFGHADVRLLDGGRQKWIAEGREVTRDKPTRPRADYPVPLRDDAPLRAYREQVMAHIAAGRPLVDVRSPGEYTGETLHMPDYPQEGALRGGHIPGAVSKPWKSAANDDGTFKSADELKAIYADQLGLSPDDDVIAYCRIGERSSHTWFVLRHLLGYPQVRNYDGSWTEWGNLVRAPVVKGDQPGGLAA; encoded by the coding sequence ATGTCTGTGCCGAGCGATCCCGATCCCCGCCTCCAGTCGTACGCGGACCCGCAACGGCTGGTCACCACCGAGTGGCTGGCCGAGCACCTGGGCGACGAGGGCCTCGTCGTCGTCGAGTCCGACGAGGACGTGCTGCTCTACGAATCCGGTCACATCCCCGGTGCCGTGAAGGTCGACTGGCACCTGGAGCTGAACGACCAGGTGACCCGGGACTACCTGGACGCGAAGAGCTTCGCCGAGCTGTGTGCCGCGAAGGGCATCGGCCGGGGCGACACCGTCGTCTTCTACGGCGACAACTTCAACTGGTGGGCCGCGTACGCCCTCTGGGTGTTCTCGCTCTTCGGCCACGCCGACGTGCGGCTGCTCGACGGCGGTCGGCAGAAGTGGATCGCCGAGGGTCGCGAGGTGACCCGCGACAAGCCGACTCGACCGCGTGCCGACTACCCGGTGCCGCTGCGCGACGACGCGCCGCTGCGCGCCTACCGCGAGCAGGTCATGGCGCACATCGCCGCCGGCCGCCCGCTGGTCGACGTCCGATCGCCGGGTGAGTACACCGGCGAGACGCTGCACATGCCGGACTACCCGCAGGAGGGCGCGCTGCGTGGCGGGCACATCCCGGGTGCGGTGAGCAAGCCGTGGAAGTCCGCCGCCAACGACGACGGCACCTTCAAGTCCGCCGACGAGCTGAAGGCGATCTACGCCGACCAGCTCGGGCTCAGCCCGGACGACGACGTGATCGCGTACTGCCGGATCGGTGAGCGGTCCAGCCACACCTGGTTCGTGCTGCGGCACCTGCTGGGCTACCCGCAGGTGCGCAACTACGACGGGTCGTGGACCGAGTGGGGCAACCTGGTCCGGGCACCCGTGGTGAAGGGCGACCAGCCCGGCGGCCTCGCCGCCTGA
- a CDS encoding SigE family RNA polymerase sigma factor, protein MAPKGDDGRDGYLAFVESHQHRLLRAAYLICGNRHQAEDLLQDALLKLALRWASVRNADPSAYVRTILYRDSVSWWRRRRREWLSAAPPEQVALDRDGALRLTLHDALGLLPARQRAVLVLRYYEDLTEVATAEALGVTVGTVKSQCHAALRRLREVAPDLALDTRPGDGAATTGVEVNP, encoded by the coding sequence ATGGCACCCAAGGGTGACGACGGGCGCGACGGCTACCTCGCCTTCGTGGAGAGCCACCAACACCGGCTGCTCCGCGCGGCGTACCTGATCTGCGGCAACCGCCACCAGGCCGAAGACCTGCTCCAGGACGCCCTGCTGAAGCTGGCGCTGCGATGGGCTTCGGTCCGCAACGCCGACCCCTCCGCGTACGTCCGGACGATCCTCTACCGGGACTCGGTGTCGTGGTGGCGTCGCCGTCGCCGCGAATGGCTCAGCGCCGCCCCGCCGGAACAGGTGGCACTCGACCGGGACGGCGCGTTGCGACTCACGCTGCACGACGCGCTGGGTCTGCTGCCGGCCCGGCAGCGGGCCGTCCTGGTGCTGCGCTACTACGAGGACCTGACCGAGGTCGCCACCGCGGAAGCGCTCGGAGTGACGGTCGGCACCGTGAAGAGCCAGTGCCACGCCGCCCTGCGCCGGCTCCGTGAAGTGGCCCCGGACCTCGCCCTGGACACCCGACCGGGCGACGGAGCGGCGACCACAGGTGTGGAGGTGAACCCGTGA
- a CDS encoding TetR family transcriptional regulator: MTVPAPPTQPRRSDATRAAILRAARERFAADGYERATIRAIAADARIDPSMVMRYYGSKEGLFAAAAEFDLRLPDLTPIPPEHLGETLVRHFLNRWGGDETLVALLRAASTNPGAAERMRDIFANQLTAAVATFGTDPTTTARRAGLVASQILGLAFTRYVVRLPPMVDMPADDLVSWIAPTLQRYLTGTPGS, translated from the coding sequence ATGACAGTGCCCGCCCCGCCGACCCAACCCCGCCGCTCGGACGCCACCCGGGCGGCGATCCTGCGAGCGGCCCGTGAACGGTTCGCGGCGGACGGGTACGAACGCGCCACCATCCGGGCCATCGCCGCCGACGCCCGGATCGACCCGTCGATGGTCATGCGCTACTACGGCAGCAAGGAGGGTCTTTTCGCGGCGGCGGCCGAGTTCGACCTGCGCCTGCCCGACCTGACGCCGATCCCGCCCGAGCACCTCGGTGAGACCCTCGTCCGGCACTTCCTCAACCGGTGGGGCGGTGACGAGACGCTCGTGGCGCTGCTGCGGGCCGCCAGCACCAACCCCGGTGCCGCCGAACGCATGCGCGACATCTTCGCCAACCAGCTCACCGCGGCGGTGGCCACCTTCGGCACCGACCCGACGACGACCGCCCGCCGTGCGGGGCTGGTGGCCAGTCAGATCCTCGGCCTCGCCTTCACCAGGTACGTCGTCCGCCTGCCACCCATGGTGGACATGCCGGCCGACGACCTGGTCTCCTGGATCGCACCGACCCTCCAGCGCTACCTGACCGGCACGCCGGGAAGCTGA
- a CDS encoding FAD-dependent oxidoreductase translates to MLPTSTDVLVVGAGPTGLATALTLARRGAEVTVLDQVADPPVTSRAAVVHAYTLEVLDRIGVAALLVAQGVRAPRFTVRDRDRVLLSVPFHELPSRFPYALLVSQAVTEKVLTDQLADLGVRVRRPCRLNGLSRTADGVRAQVDGTDLRARYVVGADGLHSTVRQSAGIGFTGPADEESFVLADVRVRSALPRDEAALFLARPGPLVWAPLPDGVVRLVAAVATAPAEPDAAHLQALLDERGPTRRPDRVIEVLWGSRFRVRHRIADTFRSGPVLLAGDAGHVHSPAGGQGMNLGICDAVALGTALADVLDGGPETALDDYNARQRPMAEDVLSFAAGLTRLATTPPARRPARDVLLRLLGAVPPARRRIALRLSGLSHRERTPG, encoded by the coding sequence ATGCTGCCCACGAGTACCGACGTCCTGGTGGTGGGCGCCGGCCCCACCGGCCTCGCCACCGCGCTGACACTGGCCCGGCGCGGGGCGGAGGTGACCGTCCTCGACCAGGTCGCCGACCCGCCGGTGACCTCCCGCGCCGCGGTCGTGCACGCGTACACCCTGGAGGTGCTGGACCGGATCGGCGTCGCGGCGCTGCTGGTCGCCCAGGGGGTGCGGGCGCCGCGCTTCACGGTCCGCGACCGGGACCGGGTGCTGCTGTCGGTGCCGTTCCACGAACTGCCGTCCCGCTTCCCCTACGCGCTGCTGGTCTCCCAGGCCGTTACCGAGAAGGTGCTCACCGACCAGTTGGCCGACCTGGGGGTGCGAGTGCGGCGGCCATGCCGCCTGAACGGCCTGAGCCGCACCGCCGACGGGGTGCGCGCCCAGGTCGACGGCACGGACCTGCGCGCCCGGTACGTGGTCGGCGCGGACGGCCTGCACAGCACCGTCCGGCAGTCGGCTGGCATCGGCTTCACCGGACCCGCCGACGAGGAGTCCTTCGTGCTCGCCGACGTCCGCGTGCGCAGCGCGCTGCCCCGCGACGAGGCGGCGCTCTTCCTCGCCCGCCCCGGGCCGCTGGTCTGGGCGCCGCTGCCGGACGGTGTGGTCCGGCTGGTCGCCGCCGTGGCGACGGCACCGGCCGAGCCGGACGCGGCGCACCTCCAGGCGCTGCTCGACGAGCGTGGCCCGACGCGGCGACCCGACCGGGTGATCGAGGTGCTCTGGGGGTCCCGGTTCCGGGTACGCCACCGGATCGCCGACACCTTCCGGTCCGGGCCGGTGCTGCTCGCCGGGGACGCCGGCCACGTGCACAGCCCCGCCGGCGGTCAGGGCATGAACCTCGGCATCTGCGACGCGGTGGCCCTCGGCACCGCCCTCGCCGACGTGCTGGACGGCGGCCCGGAGACGGCGCTCGACGACTACAACGCCCGGCAGCGGCCGATGGCCGAGGACGTGCTCAGCTTCGCCGCCGGGCTGACCCGGCTCGCCACCACTCCGCCGGCCCGCCGGCCGGCCCGCGACGTGCTGCTCCGGCTGCTCGGTGCCGTACCACCGGCCCGGCGGCGGATCGCGCTACGCCTGTCCGGGCTGTCCCACCGGGAACGGACCCCGGGCTAG
- a CDS encoding MFS transporter, with amino-acid sequence MTSTALGRDFRLLWSAAVSSRFGDALRTPALALLAATVTRDPRVIAAVTVVGQLPPLLFGLLGGVYADRWDRRRTMAMVDGVRAVVVAALAAAVALHRASVLVLLAAAFLLAALGTLFDSASFALLPALVPPDALPRANGRLQAGTAVAGGFIGAPAAGVLFATAPALPFAVDAVTFAVAAVLVLALAPAPAARADSGAGARRGAVWAEIVEGVRWLRGHKTLWRVTLLSAASNLAISGIIAVQVLYALDVLRVPPAGYGLFAAAAILGGVAGALGAGRLAVRLGTVPALCAVLTAQTVALTGFALARHPVPGAIALAVFAGGTVMWNSLWASYGQRHVPAGLLGRVGAAQRMVGLLTAPVGAVLAGLAAAAYGTVPVTGAAAGTFALVTVAAWRTLRPAARPASRTVGAA; translated from the coding sequence ATGACCTCCACAGCTCTGGGCCGGGACTTCCGGCTGCTCTGGTCCGCCGCCGTCTCGTCGCGGTTCGGGGACGCGCTGCGTACCCCCGCCCTGGCCCTGCTGGCCGCGACCGTTACCCGCGACCCCCGGGTCATCGCGGCGGTCACCGTGGTGGGTCAGTTGCCACCGCTGCTCTTCGGCCTGCTCGGCGGCGTGTACGCGGACCGCTGGGACCGTCGTCGGACGATGGCAATGGTCGACGGGGTACGCGCCGTCGTGGTTGCGGCACTGGCCGCGGCGGTCGCCCTCCATCGGGCCAGCGTGCTGGTGCTGCTGGCGGCGGCGTTCCTCCTCGCCGCGCTGGGCACCCTGTTCGACTCCGCCTCGTTCGCACTGCTTCCCGCGCTGGTGCCGCCGGACGCGTTGCCCCGGGCGAACGGCCGACTTCAGGCGGGTACGGCCGTGGCCGGTGGTTTCATCGGCGCTCCCGCCGCCGGCGTCCTCTTCGCCACCGCCCCGGCCCTTCCGTTCGCCGTGGACGCCGTCACCTTCGCCGTGGCCGCCGTACTGGTGCTGGCGCTCGCCCCGGCTCCCGCCGCGCGGGCGGATTCCGGAGCCGGAGCACGGCGCGGCGCGGTGTGGGCCGAGATCGTCGAGGGGGTGCGGTGGTTGCGCGGGCACAAAACACTGTGGAGGGTCACGCTGCTCTCCGCCGCGAGCAACCTGGCGATCAGCGGCATCATTGCGGTGCAGGTGCTCTACGCGCTGGACGTCCTGCGGGTGCCGCCGGCCGGGTACGGGCTGTTCGCTGCGGCTGCGATCCTCGGCGGCGTGGCCGGGGCGCTCGGTGCGGGTCGTCTCGCCGTCCGGCTCGGTACGGTGCCCGCGTTGTGCGCGGTGCTCACCGCGCAGACGGTGGCGCTGACCGGATTCGCGCTGGCCCGACATCCGGTGCCGGGTGCAATCGCGCTTGCCGTCTTCGCTGGCGGCACTGTGATGTGGAACAGCCTGTGGGCGTCGTACGGGCAGCGGCACGTGCCGGCCGGGCTGCTCGGTCGGGTGGGCGCGGCCCAGCGGATGGTCGGTCTGCTCACCGCACCGGTCGGGGCGGTGCTCGCCGGGCTGGCCGCCGCGGCGTACGGCACGGTGCCGGTGACGGGCGCGGCGGCGGGCACGTTCGCGCTGGTCACCGTGGCGGCGTGGCGGACACTGCGCCCGGCCGCGCGGCCTGCTTCCCGCACGGTCGGCGCAGCCTAG